The sequence ACAGGCCCTCCAGCACAGGCTGATTATCAGTTCCTTCTTCGAGTAGGCCCAGTACATCCTGCATGAACGATACAAACGACTCTTTAAGCAGATTAAAAACCTCTTCGCCTAAGGTTGCCGATTGAAGTTGGTTCAGATAAATCATGTTGATGTACTTCAGCAGGGTGAACAATTGCGCAATACCAACGGCCGTATTGAGGTCGTCATTCATTGCGTCAAAAAACTGCTGTGCAGCCTGCCGAATATCCTGCTGCTTGTCTTCGCTCGGTACAATGGTTTCGTCGGGTTGGTAGGTTAAGGTTTTAACAACCCGTAAGCCATTGGCCAATCGACGGTAGCCTTTCTGTGCCGCTTTCAGCGCTTCGTTCGAAAAATCGAGCGTGCTGCGATAATGCGACTGAAGCATGAAGAAACGTACCGTCATGGGACTATACGCCTGTTCAAGCAGGTAATGACTGCCAGCAAATAATTCGGCAGGCAGGAAAGAGTTGCCCAGCGACTTCGACATTTTCTGACCATTAACGGTCAGCATATTTGAGTGCATCCAGTAGCGTACAGGCTCAAGACCAGTTAGGCCATCGCCCTGTGCAATTTCGCATTCATGGTGCGGGAATTTCAGGTCCATACCCCCCCCGTGAATATCAAACTGCTTGCCCAGATACTTCGTGCTCATGCAAGTACATTCCAGATGCCATCCGGGAAAACCTGCACCCCAGGGCGAATTCCAGCGCATCAGGTGCTCGGGGGCAGCCCGTTTCCAGATGGCAAAATCAAGCGGGCTCCGTTTTTCGGATTGACCATCCAACTCACGGGTTTCATTCAATAGGTCATCTAAAATTCGGCCGGAGAGTTTACCATAATTACCTCCCCGCTGATTATACGTTTCGATATCGAAATAAACCGAACCGTTTGATTCATAGGCTAGCCCTTTGTCCAGCAAGGTTTGCACGGCTTCAATCTGCTCAACCATATGGCCCGTAGCGGTTGGTTCGATACTGGGAGGAATGGTGTTAAACTGTCCCATCACCGTATGGAAATCGTTGGTGAATCGCTGAACAATTTCCATTGGCTCAACTTTTTCCAACTTAGCCATACGACCGATTTTGTCCTCACCATCGTCGCCATCGCCAACCAGGTGGCCTACATCGGTCAGATTGCGGACATAACGGACTTTATAACCAATGAATGTCAGGTAACGATATAGCGTATCGAAGGTCAGAAACGTACGGACGTTACCAAGATGAACGTAATTATAAACCGTCGGACCACACACATACATGCCAACATACGGAGCATTGAGCGGTTCAAACAGTTCTTTTTTACGAGAAAGTGTATTGTAAAGTTGTAATGGTTGCATCGGTTGATTTACTATTTCTAAGTATACTGACAAAGGACTTGGTTTGCCGGGTTGGCATGGCTAGGAGGGTAAGCCGGTTAGCTACAACAGTAGGTAGTTATGTTACGTTTTTCCTTTATCAGCATGGCAGAAATATTCCTGTTCCTGACGGCGAAGTTACGGATTGTTCATCGGAAAACGTTAGCCTACCTAAGGCAGCCCGAACGCTTTTGTCTATATTCGCGCTTTGTTTCGAGAATTTCTCCGCTTAGGCTCAGTAATGCAGGTAGTTGAGGTTGGCGCGAATGCCAAATATCAGAAAGAATTTATTGAATTTCCCGTGCGGCTTTATCGCAACGATCCATGCTGGATTCGGCCATTGGATACAGACGTGGAAGAAGTGTTCGACGCAGACCGCAACAAGCGGTTTGAGCATGGCGAGTGCGTGCGTTTTTTGTTGCTGAATGATGTAAACGAAACCATTGGGCGAGTGGCAGCTTTCATTGACTATGAACTAGCCAATCTCGACAACGACCAGCCGACGGGGGGCTTAGGTTTTTTCGAATGCATCGAGGATCAGCAAGCCGCACTGGCACTATTTAAGGCTGGGCAAATGTGGCTTCAGAGCCGGGGAATGGAGGCTATGGATGGCCCCATCAATTTTGGTGATCGCGACCGCTGGTGGGGTTTGCTGGTCGATGGCTTCGAGCGGGAGCCAAACTATTGCATGCCCTACACCAAGCCCTATTATATTTCGTTCTTCGAAAATTATGGCTTCAAAGACTATTTTAAGCAGT comes from Spirosoma aureum and encodes:
- the cysS gene encoding cysteine--tRNA ligase, with translation MQPLQLYNTLSRKKELFEPLNAPYVGMYVCGPTVYNYVHLGNVRTFLTFDTLYRYLTFIGYKVRYVRNLTDVGHLVGDGDDGEDKIGRMAKLEKVEPMEIVQRFTNDFHTVMGQFNTIPPSIEPTATGHMVEQIEAVQTLLDKGLAYESNGSVYFDIETYNQRGGNYGKLSGRILDDLLNETRELDGQSEKRSPLDFAIWKRAAPEHLMRWNSPWGAGFPGWHLECTCMSTKYLGKQFDIHGGGMDLKFPHHECEIAQGDGLTGLEPVRYWMHSNMLTVNGQKMSKSLGNSFLPAELFAGSHYLLEQAYSPMTVRFFMLQSHYRSTLDFSNEALKAAQKGYRRLANGLRVVKTLTYQPDETIVPSEDKQQDIRQAAQQFFDAMNDDLNTAVGIAQLFTLLKYINMIYLNQLQSATLGEEVFNLLKESFVSFMQDVLGLLEEGTDNQPVLEGLLTLYREYKEQKQYDKVDQIRSYFKAQGLAIKDMKHQIDWAYEE